Proteins from a genomic interval of Nematostella vectensis chromosome 12, jaNemVect1.1, whole genome shotgun sequence:
- the LOC116608885 gene encoding NACHT, LRR and PYD domains-containing protein 12: MASVLSGSEEKDNFLKLCRLLIDGGTQSLRTYFTSIHHPTPLAAFLNTHKKTLINLKSRRILRQEQFDRLFPASGVPSANDYDITLLFLLLRHISGLSPPVSTSSWDVLPPPTDLTKEAHMARLKWYRNNVFAHIKSTEVPTVQFNQYWVEISDALISLGGVSQGEIDTLKVTPLEGDYVMLLNEWVDKDLDLSKEVNETKKEVQETKKDVQETKKEVHETKTKVDETKREVQETKKDVQETKKEVQETKTKVDETNKEVQETKKEVHEVKGKVSEMAVDVASLKEEFSSRKVNSKKDITAAKGDEAASGKTSHDPGNKRLPKKKVIQDFIDYLHLRYTTGEEVLIEPLEDMEDGNFTLKNMFSELEIVRKDTDIKVPMYDVFTASEPSKKVRSVLLEGDSGAGKTTLCKKIAYDWATGVLAKTESFPQVELVLSLKCKGISSKGFPQAIQDQLFPEEFSVQDRVEVVQYIKENKNKVLIILDGYDELPLEARESINNVVCKKFYSSSYTLLTSRPEKKLSKYFTGSNALEIKGFHDVDDFISIFFNALPDNVASIVKISKGISNVDLFNPLTLILFCLSFKDHCERNMEKDFSHNMTLRELYEDVAYSRIRRYFEKENLNFDDDDIQAMSLRLGEIAFHSLKENAYTFPLPKLSEVLKKVGFLTRRKSPSTIRAVEMYSFVHKSFQDFFCAVFLADRLGQGIVESVLISDFGFFLTVNRYDLAKMVGSNVMKAVESLARKVPEHPPQGISVYDWRYHCIALKLLCQCLAKCKQSEIVKVLEKAYCLLPCRVFLQIEFEPCYYTLLGLSYLLSYDLSRSQSLQTVGNVSGLRPLGDLAILLLNCTDRIPDQFTKALASSPIQKLGIFGPLGAGDIVKALVSMLSRTTLQSLILFDGIGEANVGNLIESLKNNVTLSSICIDSDGFGDSCAIKLAEILSDNTSLTAVRINSKILGGTGVTSLANALKVNKAVRTLKIDGGNMTSEAGRAIGEMLKHNTTVTSLFLLGGRLGDSGARGIAIGLAQNTTIAQLSIAHSSIGTAGIKAITKVIQNVTRLNLSSNPVGYDGVKAIARLLVKSCSRLKFLFLDHCNIDVFGAKELAIALSRNSCLEELSVACNDINDEGMCALAESVASNETLQVLYISYNNVGQNGKKVIISACETSKSVRHLYHENDSILNTFTKPHSVCLVTREFYSNVLGLEFESVHRLYKRYSQGVEQQAEMMCYLLSI; encoded by the exons ATGGCCTCTGTACTCTCAGGCAGTGAGGAGAAGGAcaacttcctcaaactctgcCGCCTGCTGATAGATGGAGGTACCCAGTCCCTGCGGACATACTTCACATCAATCCACCATCCCACCCCCCTTGCAGCATTTCTAAATACGCACAAGAAAACCTTGATTAACCTGAAAAGCAGGAGGATACTCCGACAAGAGCAGTTTGATCGACTATTCCCTGCCAGCGGTGTTCCATCAGCTAATGATTATGACATTACACTTTTGTTCCTGTTGCTTCGCCACATCTCTGGGTTGTCACCACCTGTCAGTACGTCTAGCTGGGATGTGTTGCCTCCTCCCACTGATCTTACCAAGGAGGCACACATGGCCCGACTGAAATGGTACAGGAATAATGTGTTTGCCCACATCAAATCAACTGAAGTGCCAACTGTTCAATTTAATCAGTACTGGGTTGAAATATCTGATGCTCTGATCTCCCTCGGTGGAGTCAGTCAGGGCGAAATAGACACCCTGAAGGTCACACCTCTTGAGGGAGATTATGTAATGCTTTTGAATGAGTGGGTTGATAAAGATCTAGACTTGTCAAAAGAAGTAAATGAGACAAAGAAAGAAGTCCAAGAGACAAAGAAAGATGTGCAAGAGACAAAGAAAGAAGTGCATGAGACAAAGACTAAAGTAGATGAGACAAAGAGAGAAGTGCAAGAGACAAAGAAAGATGTGCAAGAGACAAAGAAAGAAGTGCAAGAGACAAAGACTAAAGTAGATGAGACAAACAAAGAAGTCCAAGAGACAAAGAAAGAAGTGCATGAGGTGAAGGGAAAAGTATCTGAGATGGCAGTGGACGTAGCATCACTCAAAGAGGAATTCTCAA GTAGAAAGGTGAACAGCAAGAAGGACATCACTGCCGCTAAAGGTGATGAGGCTGCTTCTGGGAA AACATCTCATGACCCAGGGAATAAGCGTCTACCAAAGAAAAAAG TGATTCAAGACTTCATTGACTATCTTCATCTGAGGTACACGACAGGTGAAGAGGTCCTTATTGAGCCGCTTGAGGACATGGAGGACGGCAACTTCACGCTGAAGAACATGTTTTCAGAGCTGGAGATCGTCAGAAAAGACACCGATATCAAGGTGCCGATGTATGACGTCTTTACCGCTAGTGAACCATCCAAGAAGGTGCGAAGTGTTCTCCTGGAGGGGGACTCTGGGGCGGGCAAGACCACGTTATGCAAGAAGATTGCATATGACTGGGCAACAGGGGTCTTGGCCAAAACAGAGTCCTTCCCTCAGGTGGAGCTAGTGCTGTCTTTGAAGTGTAAAGGGATTAGTTCTAAAGGGTTCCCGCAGGCAATCCAAGATCAATTGTTTCCCGAGGAATTTAGTGTGCAAGATAGGGTAGAAGTggtgcagtacatcaaagaaaacaaaaataaggttTTGATAATCCTAGATGGATACGACGAGTTACCTTTAGAGGCAAGGGAGAGCATAAATAATGTAGTATGTAAAAAGTTCTATTCCTCTAGTTACACCCTTTTAACGAGTAGACCAGAAAAGAAACTCAGCAAATACTTTACAGGAAGTAATGCTCTAGAAATCAAGGGATTTCACGATGTTGATGACTTCATCAGCATTTTCTTTAATGCATTACCAGATAACGTAGCATCTATTGTAAAGATCTCCAAAGGAATCTCTAATGTCGACTTGTTTAACCCTCTCACCTTGATTCTCTTCTGTTTGAGTTTCAAGGATCATTGTGAGAGGAACATGGAAAAGGATTTCTCACATAATATGACCCTTAGAGAACTTTACGAGGATGTAGCGTACTCACGAATTAGGAGATACTTTGAGAAGGAAAACCTCAACTTCGACGATGACGATATTCAAGCGATGAGTTTAAGACTAGGAGAAATTGCTTTTCACAGTCTTAAGGAAAATGCTTACACCTTTCCACTTCCTAAACTATCAGAAGTTTtgaaaaaggtaggtttcttAACACGCCGCAAATCCCCTAGCACCATACGAGCAGTAGAAATGTACTCCTTTGTTCACAAGTCTTTTCAGGACTTTTTCTGTGCTGTGTTTTTAGCTGACAGGCTTGGACAAGGCATTGTTGAGAGTGTATTGATTAGTGATTTTGGGTTTTTCCTCACTGTCAATCGTTACGACCTCGCTAAGATGGTAGGAAGTAATGTGATGAAAGCCGTGGAATCTCTCGCACGCAAAGTACCCGAGCATCCACCCCAAGGGATTTCCGTTTATGATTGGCGTTATCACTGTATTGCTCTCAAGTTGCTGTGTCAGTGTCTGGCAAAATGCAAACAATCAGAAATCGTCAAAGTTTTGGAAAAGGCATATTGCCTCCTTCCATGCAGAGTGTTTTTACAAATTGAGTTTGAGCCATGTTATTATACGCTGTTAGGATTGTCATATTTGCTATCGTACGATTtgtctcgttcccagagcctGCAGACTGTCGGTAATGTCAGCGGTTTGCGTCCCCTTGGTGATCTTGCTATCTTGCTTTTGAATTGTACAGATAGGATCCCTGATCAATTTACAAAAGCGTTAGCTTCTTCTCCGATTCAAAAACTAGGTATTTTTGGTCCCCTTGGTGCAGGTGATATTGTAAAAGCGCTTGTCAGCATGCTGTCACGTACCACATTACAGTCTCTCATTCTTTTTGATGGGATCGGCGAGGCTAATGTTGGCAATTTAATCGAGTCTTTAAAGAACAACGTTACACTCTCATCAATCTGTATTGATTCTGACGGCTTTGGTGATTCGTGTGCTATCAAGTTGGCTGAGATCTTATCTGATAACACCAGTCTCACTGCCGTTCGCATTAATAGTAAAATCCTGGGAGGTACTGGTGTTACAAGCCTCGCCAATGCATTGAAAGTCAATAAAGCAGTACGAACTCTCAAGATAGATGGTGGTAACATGACGTCTGAAGCAGGCCGTGCTATCGGTGAAATGCTGAAACATAACACTACTGTCAcgtctctttttcttttgggTGGAAGGCTAGGTGATTCCGGGGCTCGGGGTATCGCTATTGGTCTTGCACAAAACACGACCATCGCTCAACTTAGCATAGCGCATTCTAGTATAGGCACCGCTGGCATTAAGGCAATTACAAAAGTAATTCAAAATGTTACCCGCTTAAATTTGTCCAGTAACCCGGTAGGGTACGATGGAGTAAAAGCTATTGCTAGACTTCTTGTGAAAAGCTGTAGCAGGTTGAAATTCCTTTTTCTTGATCATTGTAATATAGATGTGTTTGGTGCCAAGGAACTCGCCATAGCTTTGTCAAGGAATTCATGTCTCGAGGAACTGTCCGTAGCTTGTaatgatattaatgacgaagGGATGTGTGCTCTGGCTGAGTCTGTGGCTAGTAATGAAACATTACAGGTTCTTTACATCTCGTACAATAACGTCGGTCAAAATGGTAAAAAGGTTATAATTAGCGCTTGCGAAACGAGCAAGTCCGTCCGGCATCTCTACCACGAGAACGACTCGATTCTTAATACATTCACCAAACCCCACTCGGTTTGCCTAGTTACCCGTGAATTCTATAGCAATGTTCTTGGTCTTGAGTTTGAGAGTGTGCATCGGTTATACAAAAGATACAGTCAAGGTGTAGAACAGCAAGCCGAGATGATGTGTTATTTGTTGAGTATATGA